Part of the Penaeus vannamei isolate JL-2024 chromosome 9, ASM4276789v1, whole genome shotgun sequence genome is shown below.
cattcttatgtatgtatatatgtgtgtgtgttcatatatatgcatatatatatatatatatatatatatatatatatatatatatatatatatatatatatatatatatatatatatatatatatatatatatatatatatatatatacacatatgtgtgtgtgtttgtatacatataaacgcacatgcatacaggcacacacacacatgcacacacacacacacacacacacacacacacacacacacacacacacacacacacacacacacatacatgtatatatatgtatgtataccacagATATTTAATCTCTTGGTAAGTGTTGAAATTGGTTTTCTTATTTGCATAACATACATATCACCTTAAGGCTTATAATCACTTACCatatattatttacttttatcatatcAGCTTTTTGTATCTATATGATAATTTCACTTGATATTTATTATACAATCCATAATtcttatgttatatatttattattatcatccacttattcttcattatcatctatctttcagttcctctttctcctcttatcctgtgtcgctgtgacgtcacgaggcGAGGCTGCACAGATCTCAGGACTCCAGCGCCCCACGCCCACCCATCCTGGTCACGCCCCTTCTCACGCCCGCACATTCGCTCCTAGGCGCTTGGCGACTGAAGGACAACCACACGCTGACCCTCTGGTGGCAGGGAAGGTGAGAGCGGTTTTGAGGTCACTTGCTTGTAGATATACGTAAAGGTATTGGTTGTATGTGCTTTTATAGACATGTGGATATGTTCGACTACTTGtaggtgtagatatatatgtgtcatatatatgcgcacaaatTCTCAGTCacagagacatatacacataattacacacagccatatacacatgcaggcatacatacgagtatatacacataatctctctctctctctctctctctctctctctctctctctctctctctctctctctctctctctctctctctctctcacacacacacacacacacacacatacacacgcacacacacacacttacgcgcacgcacgcatgcacacgcataatcacacacacagatatacacacgcagacgcgcactcataatcacacacagacacaaagggtCTGAAATATATTCAACCGCTTCATCATATTTCAGCATCACTATACTGCGAATAAGCATAGCAATTACtcgagtaataatgatgacaaataaggAAAGGGAATACCTCCCATTTctcaaaaaatgaaaagggagtcGAGGAAATGACCAGCGGTTTCGAAACTAACCACCACCGCCGACGGCCATTAGAGTTCATgaccttaaccccctccccctccttttcctgacCTTCCCAGGTGAGCCGCCCGTACGAGTACCGGTACGCCGTTCGCCGCGATCAAGCCGCGCCCCCTTTCGGCCACGACACGCCCCTCTTTGGCCACACGGAAGCGCACAACGGCCATAAGAGGGAGGGCAAGTACTTCGtgcacctccccgacggccgcgtCCAGACCGTCACTTACTACGCCGACGAGACTGGCTACCACCCCACCGTCTCCTACGAGGGGACGGCCCACTACGACGCAGCCGCCCCTCACCACGCCCCTGCCAAGGCTTACCACGCCCCTGAGCCAACATATCACGCCCCTGAACCAGCATATCACGCCCCTGAGCCTGCATATCATGCCCCTGAACCACCATATCACGCCCCTGAGCCAATATATCACGCCCCTGAACCAGCATATCACGCCCCTGGACCGAGGTACAAGCCCCCAGCATACAACACCCTTAAACCAGTATACCAGAACCCTGGACTAAAACACAGGGCCGTTATACCAACACACGCCCCTGGACAAGCATACGAACACCCCAAACCAACATACAACGCCCCTAAACTAAATCACAAAACCCCTCGACCAGTCCACCACGTCCCTGAGCCAACATACAAAACCCCTGAACCGGCTTATCACGCCCCTGAACCAACATTCGAAGCCCTTGAGCGAGTTTATCACGATCTTGAACCAGCATACACGACTCCCAAGCCAGTTTACCGCGCTCCTGAACCCTCATACACGACCCCAAAGCCAGTTTACCACGCTCCCGAACTCTCATACACGACCCCTAAGCCAGTTTACCACGCCCCTGAACCCTCATACACGACCCCCAAGCCAGTTTACCGCGCTCCCGAACCCTCATACACGACCCCTAAGCCAGTTTACCACGCTCCCGAACCCTCATACACGACCCCCAAGCCGGTTTACCGCGCTCCTGAACCCTCATACACGACCCCCAAGCCAGTTTACCACGCTCCCGAACCCTCATACACGACCCCTAAGTCAGTTTACCGCGCTCCCGAACCCTCATACACGACCCCTAAGCCAGTGCACCAAGCCCCTGTATCAATATCACACGCTCAGCCATCATATACAACGCCTAAGCCAACTTATTACGCCCCTGAGCCGTTATACCGCGCCCCAGCAGCAAGCCAAGGCACCCACGCAGACGCCCCCCATCCCCTTGCTTTGGCCTCTGACCTCCAAGTGACCTCGCAGCCTCGCCACCCGACTTCTCTCGACCTCCCGATTCACCCGACGGCAGCGCCACCGACCCGACCGCACCCGAACCACCGAATCTCTTCCCCGACGTCCTTCCCCGAGCAGACCCTCGCCGTACCGCTATCTGGTCTGCGCGGTCGACACTCCGCCGCCCCTCTGGTCCATGACCTCCTCTCGACCTCTGGAATCGACTTCGACGCCGATGACCTCAGCGGACCAGGTCCCAGACCGCTGGCTATGAGGTCAAACGGGCACTTCGACGCAACGACCTCTGCATTTGACCTGAGCCAAACTCTTTTCCGAAATGCTGTGGATTCATGGCCAGAACTGCGACCTTGAGAGTGGAAAGGAAAAGAGTAACTGGTAACTCTCCTCGCTTTCTAGAGCACGCCGATTTGtcgtttctttctgtttatttatttatttatcaatattctaACTAGAGTGACacttaatacttatatatacacatgtgtttgatATTTCTAAAACtcatatacatttcttttattattttacaccactctatttttcttctcaaaGAGACTTGTCGAATCGGATTTTTTTTAGTGAGTTGCcaattttttcctttcctgagaTTAGACCAATTTAGTTATCAGTAGCTTCTATGTTTCAGTCATAAGTGGATTTTAGAGAACAATATGTTTACGTCATGAACagatgtttattatatattactaCTGTGTTATATCGTGAGTGAGCATTAGTGTTTAGTGTTATTTCATGAGTGAATGTTGGTATGCTTGATAATTCACATCATGATCATACACGAGTGTTTAGATTATGTTTTAATCATGAATGAGTTGTTCGTATGATAATTATGTCAATAATGGATGGTAGCATATTTATGTTGTCATGAGTAGGTGTTAGTATACagattatttatgatttattaatgAATGTGTGTTAGTcaagaatagatatatatttataacgaaGATCTTAGGCATGGATGAATTTTGCGTtagtatataagattatatatgttATAGTCATGTGATTTACCACTTAAGTATACTTATTGGTTATATCTTGAATGAGTTACCACTTAAGAATATTTACTGATTATACGAAAACTGATCTATAAGTATGTGTTtctataaatgtattttatataaggAAATGTCACAGGTTTAACGGGAGGAAAAAAGTATATCCAATCCCTCATACATTATCCATAGATTAAACATAACAGATATATTTGTAAAAGGAGGAAAGGCAGAGTAAAAATCAAATGAATCGAATACgaaatgtatattttcatataaataaaccAAAGAATAAGCAAACCcccaaaataattattttatcctACCTGTTGCCACCAATTTCTAACCATCCATTACATGTACGTAACTCCAGCTAAAAATAAAAGGTATTTCAGTCCTTTCCGTAATTGTGTCGTTACGAAATGCATTAATATCCGCTCAGAGGGCAGAGGTTACGTGAGTGTTTAGAGGGATTTAGAACGCGAattcacacgaaaaaaaaagaaaaaagaaaaatgcaatggAATGgacgcattttttttctcttcacctgCGAATCTGTCTTTCAGTAGATGTgccggtctgtttctctcttattcttttgtgtggcagagaagagagagagagagagagagagagagagagagagagagagagagagagagagagagagagagagagagagagagagagagagagagagagagatgtatgtgtgtatgtgtgtatgtgtgtgtgagagaggagacagaggagagtgagtgagggagagagagagagagagagagagagagagagagagagagagagagagagagagagagagagagagagagagagagagagagagatgtatgagagagagagatgtgtgtgtatgagagagagagaggagagagagagagagagagagagagagagagagagagagagagagagagagagagagagagagagagagagagagagagagagagagatgtactgtgtgtgtatgagagagggagagagagagagagagaaagagagggagagagagagagacagagagagagagaaagagatagagagagagagtgagagagagagagagagaaatgtatgtgtgtgtgtcggtaagtGTGTGtaatagggacagagagagagaatgagagagagagagaggagagagagagagagagagagagagagagagtgagagagagagcttaagagagagtgagagagagagcataagagagaggaagagagagaggggggtgagaaatgagagtgaagagtgtaagtgagagagaaaaatgtgtatgtgtgtgtatgtgtgtgtgtgtgtgagagagagagagagagactgagagagagagagagagagagagagagagagagagagagagagagagagagagagagagagagagagagagagagagagagagagagatgtgtgagtgtgtgtgtgaaagagagggagagaagtgtgtaaaagagagtaagagagagtgtgagagtgaatgagtgagtgagtgagtgcgtgagtgcgtgagagagagagagagagagagagagagagagagagagagagagagagatgagagagagaaagagagagagagagagagggagtgtgtgagtgtgtgtgtatgagagggagagaagtatgtAAAagtagagtaagagagaaatgtgtgagtgtcagatgagtgagtgagtgagttattgAGTTAGTGAGTCTAGTGAGtgcgtgagaggaagagagagagagagagagaaataagtgagagagagagagagagagtgtgtaaagagagtaagagagtgtgtgagagagaatgagttagagaGTTATTggttattaagagagagagagagagagagagaggaagaggagagagagagagagagagagagagagagagagagagagagagagagagagagagagagagagagagagagagattgacaaatgGGATATACACGCATGCCTATAGtccatttactatttttttaagtTACCCACAGAAATATTTTCGTTCTCTTCTGCCGCAAAACTAAAAACACAGAAAACGAACTTACAGGGGATACCTTAAAAAAGTGTCTATTCCATGATCACAGATTATTCGAGTTACAGTTTGTTGACGGCATTTTTAAAGGAGAATttgcttgcctccctctctctctttctttctgcccatctgtctatcagtctgccttcccctctctttctctctctgtcataataTTATGCCTTCCACTCTCGCAAGATAATTTTTGGTCTCATTTCTCATACTCGTAGACCTGTAAGAATTGTGGCAAGTtgatgactgtttttttttcacatatgtctgtttcacacacacacacacacacacacacacacacacacacacacacacacacatacacacacacacacacacacacacacacacacacacacacacacacacacacacacatacacacacacacacacacacacacacacacacacacacacatacacacaagagtgCATACAAGAGACAGAAATAACGTGACATACTTAAAGAAAGAGGGTAATCACACACTGTTTTATCTAAGCTCTTTTACTTGTAACTTTGACCgaaataatctaaaaaatcaAAAGGAAAGACCGCCATCAtcgctaccaccaccgccaccaaaaaaaaaaagaaaaaaaaaagttttggtccCGCACTCTCTAACTTCAAACGCCTTCCAGACGTAGGGCGTTTAGGAGTCTCTTGGCTTCCCGCTCGCCAGTGCCCATCGCGCCGTCGACGGTGCTGAACCTGTTAGGGCTGGTGTGTTCGCCCGCCCACTGCAACACCTGCGAGAAATAGAGGGCGTGGAGATTGACATTAGACGTTTATTAAGATATTTGTGGTATATTATTGTGTGTTGTGGTAGTTTTagcagtggtgtgtgtgtgtgtgtgtgtgtgtgtgtgtgtgtgtatgtatataatatgtatttgtatgtgtgaataatgtgtgtaataatatgtatgtgtctgtggtaatgtgagtgtgagtgtgtgtgtgtgtgtatatggatgtgtgtgtgtgtgtgtgtgtgtgtgtgtgaaagagagagagagagagagagagagagagagaaagcgaaagacagagaaaggaaagagaattagagagagagattataaaaaaaatcattttttcacGCTGATCAAACCGATGTCCTCATAACACACTTGTATCAcccgcaccccaccccaccccaaccccaacccctaacccctacccctcaccccaaccccaccccctaacccctacctctcaccccaaccccacatcccaccctataaccctaccccacaccccacaccccaacccctaacccctaccccctcacccccaacccctcactaaccccaccccacccatccacccctcaccccaacccctaccaccccacatcccaccccctaaccccctaccccaccccacatcccacccacctcccaccccaaccccaaccctaccctacccctcaccccctaactCCTACCCCCTAACCCCATCCACCCTAACCCCTAActaccctcaccccaaccccctaccactcccctacccctcacccacaTCCCCTACCCACACCTctaacccctaccccaccccacatcccaccctaacccccctaccccttaccccaaccccacactccctaccctacccctcacccccatcccacccccattcACAGCCAAAAGCAAACCCACACCccaacctcacctcccaccccaccccctacccctcaccccccaccccacctcccacccctacctccccattcACAACCAAAAAGCAAACCCACCATCTTGGTTCCAGCGTAGAGCGGAACCCTCAGCGAAGCCCTGGAGGTGAGGCCGTCGTGGAACCCGCCGGTGGTGATCAGGCTGCTGTAGGATCCTCGAACCCAAGGATCGGATCCCCACGTGGTcctgatggcgggggggggggggggatagaatggagaaaaatatatatcagataaattgggtattattattattgttattattattatattattattattatattattattattggttattattattatatatacgtgtgtgtgtgtgtgtgtgcgtgtgtgtgtatgtgtgtgtgtgtttgtgtgtgtttgtgtgtgtgtgtgcgtgtgtgtgtgtgtgtgtttgcgtgtgtgtgtgtgtgtgtgtgtgtgtgtgtgtgtgtgtgtgtgtgtgtgtgtgtgtgtgtgtgtgtgtgtgtgtgtgtgtgtgtgtgtgtgtgtgtgtgtgtgtggctattgtTATGTAGTTTATTAAAATGTGTTATTGGATTAATGGTCTAAATTCTTTGGCTTTTGTTGGTATAATCACCGACGGttcttgagtaaaaaaaaaaaataaataaataaataaataaaaaataattaaaaaaaaagagagagaaaaaaaaagtctgcatAAAGATACTTCTGGTTTGTGCTTTTTCAAAATGTTATATAAATCTCCATTGCAAAAAGTTGTCTTCCctgaagaacaaaataaaacctGCAGAATAACTCACCTCCTGATGAACAAAATCTTACCCCTGGAAGAAAACTTCAAACATGAAGAACAACTTAACTCCTGCAGAACAAAATCTTACCTCCTACAGAAATGTTTACTCCCTAAAGAACAACTTATATCCAGCAGAACAAAATCTTACCTCCTACAGAATTATTAACTCCCTGAAGAACATCTTTTTACCTCCAGAACAAAATATTATCCCCCTTAGAACAACTTCCCACCTCCCGCAGAACATTCTTTACTTACCTCTAAAGAACATAGGCTCTAGATTGACAACCAGCAGAGGCAAAATCCTCAACGGCTCCTACAGAATTATTAACTCCCTGAAGAACAACTTTTAACCAGCAGAACAAAATCTTACCTCCTACAGAAATTCTTACTCCCTGAAGAACAACTTTTAACCAGCAGAACAAAATCTTACCTCCTACAGAATTATTAACTCCCTGAAGAACAACTTTTAACCAGCAGAACAAAATCTTACCTCCTGCAGAATTTTTAACTCCCTGAAGAACAACTTTTAACCAGCAGAACAAAATCTTACCTTCTGCAGAATTTTGAACTCCCTGAAGAACAACTTTTAACCAGCAGAACAAAATCTTACCTCCTACAGAATTATTAACTCCCTAAAGAACAACTTTTAACCAGCAGAACAAAATCTTACCTCCTTCAGAATTATTAACTCCCTAAAGAACAAATTTTAACCAGCAGAACAAAATCTTACCTCCTTCAGAATTATTAACTCCCTGAAGAACAAATTTTAACCAGCAGAACAAAATCTTACCTTCTGCAGAATTTTGAACTCCCTGAAGAACAACTTTTAACCAGCAGAACAAAATTGACCTCTTATAGAATTTTTAACTCCCTGAAGAACAACTTTTTACCTCCAGAACAAAATCTTACCTCCTACAGAAATTCTTACTCCCTAAAGAACAACTTTTAACCAGCAGAACAAAATCTTACCTCCTACAGAATTATTAACTCCCTGAAGAACAACTTTTAACCAGCAGAACAAAATCTTACCTCCTATAGAAATTCTTACTCCCTGAAGAACATCTTTTAACCTGCAGAACAAAATCTTATCCCCCTTAGAACAACTTACCCCCTAAAGAACAACTTTTAACCAGCAGAACAAAATCTTATCTCCCTTAGAACAACTTGTCACCTCCCGCAGAACACCTACTTACCTCCTAAAGAACATAGGCTCTGGAATTGACATCAGCGAGGCGTTCCTCAGCAGCTCCAGAAAATGTTCTCTGACTTGTTCTTCCGACAGACTTTCCATGATCTCCGACGCTTCTCCTGTCACAAAGCCTTCGATGACAGCGTGGGGGCTGAGGTGAACACTGAACACAAGAACGAGGTCGTAGAGCCAAGACTGAaataggggggggtaggggggaggggagtgagagagggtcgTATGAGTGGCGAGCGATGCCCATGTATATGATGTTTtagctcattttttttctctttctttctttttttttctgtctctgcctcttgttcgagagagagagactctctcttgcactcacacacacacacacacacacacacacacacacacacgcacacaaacatacactcacacaaatacacacacacacacacacacacaaatacacacacacacacacacaaatacacgcacacaccacacacacagacagacagacacacacatacaggcacacacaaacacgctctcatcacactctacacacacacacacactctctctcttattcttattctctctctctctctctctccctctctctctctctctctctctctctctctctctctctctctctctctctctctctctctccctctctctctctcttacacacacaaacacgaacacacacacacacacacacacacacacacacacacacacacacacgcacacacacacacacacacacacgcacagtctcgACTAGCATATGACCGCCGACCAATAACACCGCGAATCCTCGGGTATCTCGGAGACAAGCGTTCGAGGAGGAGGTCTCGAGGTCGACCTCAAACCCACCTTCTCCTCCGGCAGGTCGAACTCGGTCCAGACGATGTCGAGTTCGAGTGGATCCTCACCCCACCAAGGGTCGTCCCACCCCATTTGCACCTTGTTGGCCACGCCCAGCTCTATGCCCTGTcgagaaaaaatgatgattatgatgaatacaatgatgatgatgatgatgaatacaataatgataatgatgatgatgaatacaataatgttaatgatgatgatgatgatggatacaataatgttaatgatgatgatggatacaataatgataatgatgatgatgaatacaataatgttaatgatgatgaatacaataatgataatgatgataatgaatacaataatgttaatgataatgatgaatacattaatgataatgatgatgatggatacaataatgataatgatgatgaatacgataatgataagaatgacaatgatacgaCTTGTACAACTGcttatattcataacaataatgataatgataacaattataataacaacaattatatatagagagaaacgttTTATTtctgagaaggaaggaaaactcATTGGCCAATCCCTCCGAAACCGACCAATTAGAAGCGCTCtttccaataaaaaaacaaacaaccgcCTTTCCTTCTCGCTCATTGGCCAATCCTTCTGAAACCGACCAATGAGAAGCGCTctttcaaaaacaaataaacaaccgcCTTTCCTTCTCGCTCATTGGCCAATCCTTCTCAAACCGACCAATGAGAAGCGCTCTttccaataaaaaacaaacaaccgcTTTTCATTCTCGCTCATTGGCCAATCCTTCTGAAACCGACCAATGAGAAGCGCtctttcaaaaacaaacaaacaaccgccTTTCCTTCTCGCTCATTGGCCAATCCCTCCGAAACCGACCAATGAGAAGCGCtctttccaataaaaaaaaactttccttctCGCTCATTGGCCAATCCCTCCGAAACCGACCAATGAGAAGCGCTCTTTCATACCTCCAAGGCGCTCACGTAGTCTCCCGGCAACGGCGGTGAGAATAACTGGCGGTGGCGTTCTTGGAGGTGCCCAGAGGACGCGGTGAAGATAACGTGGTCCGCCAACAGAGAAGACCCGTCTTTGTTGACGATTAGAACTTGGCCTTCTTCCAGTTCTCCTTCTTCGTGTTCGTCCCAGAAAATGCGGCAAACGGGAGTCGACAGGCGAATGTTGTCGTCGGGGATACTCGCCTAGtgtaaaaagagaggagagagagagagagagagagagagagagagagagagagagagagagagagagagagagagagagagagagagagagagagagagagagagagagggagggagggagggagagggagggagggagagggagagggagagggaggagagagagagagagagagagagagagagagagagagagagagagagagagagagagagagagagagagggagggagggagggagggagggagagcgagagagggagagggagggagggagggaggagagagagagagagaggagagagagagagagagagagagagagagagagagagagagagagagagagagagagagagagggaaggagggagagagagaggaaggagggagagagagagggaaggagagagagagagagagagagagagagagagagagagagagagagagagagagagagagagagagagagagagagagagagagtggagggagggaggcggagagggtgagagagagaagatagatagatatagagagatagagagatagatagatagatagagagagagagagagagaaagagggggagggagggagggaggagggagagagaggagagagagagaggagagagagagagagagagagagagagagagagagagagagaggcagagagagagagagagtgagagagagagagaaagacagagagagagaggggggagggagggagggctggaggagagggatggagagagagagagagagagagagagagagagagagagagagagagagagagagagagagagagagagagagagagagagagagagagagagagagaggggagagggagagaggggagagagggagggagagattggagagattgagagattgagagattgagagattgagagagagagagagagagagagagagagagagagagagagagagagagagagagagagagagagagagagagagagagagagggagagagagagggagagggagggagggagggagagagaagagaggagggagagaaagagggagggagaagaaagaggagggagaggagagagagagaggagagagagagagggtggagggagggagagctgagagaggttgggaggagggagggagaggagggagagagagagagagagagagagagagagagagacagacagacagacagacagacagagagagagagagagagagagagagagagagagagagagagagagagagagggagagagagagagagagggagggagagagagagagagagagagagggagggcggcttaggagagggagagggagagaggagggagtgggagagaatgagagattgagagaagcgaaagagagaaaaagatgagatagagagagaaatctgtAATATTGAGGCCCTAGTGAT
Proteins encoded:
- the LOC138862757 gene encoding uncharacterized protein; amino-acid sequence: MTRKFLFLLLSCVAVTSRGEAAQISGLQRPTPTHPGHAPSHARTFAPRRLATEGQPHADPLVAGKVSRPYEYRYAVRRDQAAPPFGHDTPLFGHTEAHNGHKREGKYFVHLPDGRVQTVTYYADETGYHPTVSYEGTAHYDAAAPHHAPAKAYHAPEPTYHAPEPAYHAPEPAYHAPEPPYHAPEPIYHAPEPAYHAPGPRYKPPAYNTLKPVYQNPGLKHRAVIPTHAPGQAYEHPKPTYNAPKLNHKTPRPVHHVPEPTYKTPEPAYHAPEPTFEALERVYHDLEPAYTTPKPVYRAPEPSYTTPKPVYHAPELSYTTPKPVYHAPEPSYTTPKPVYRAPEPSYTTPKPVYHAPEPSYTTPKPVYRAPEPSYTTPKPVYHAPEPSYTTPKSVYRAPEPSYTTPKPVHQAPVSISHAQPSYTTPKPTYYAPEPLYRAPAASQGTHADAPHPLALASDLQVTSQPRHPTSLDLPIHPTAAPPTRPHPNHRISSPTSFPEQTLAVPLSGLRGRHSAAPLVHDLLSTSGIDFDADDLSGPGPRPLAMRSNGHFDATTSAFDLSQTLFRNAVDSWPELRP